A genomic region of Saccopteryx bilineata isolate mSacBil1 chromosome 1, mSacBil1_pri_phased_curated, whole genome shotgun sequence contains the following coding sequences:
- the PSMC3 gene encoding 26S proteasome regulatory subunit 6A: MNLLPELESPVTRQEKMATVWDEAEQDGIGEEVLKMSTEEIIQRTRLLDSEIKIMKSEVLRVTHELQAMKDKIKENSEKIKVNKTLPYLVSNVIELLDVDPNDQEEDGANIDLDSQRKGKCAVIKTSTRQTYFLPVIGLVDAEKLKPGDLVGVNKDSYLILETLPTEYDSRVKAMEVDERPTEQYSDIGGLDKQIQELVEAIVLPMNHKEKFENLGIQPPKGVLMYGPPGTGKTLLARACAAQTKATFLKLAGPQLVQMFIGDGAKLVRDAFALAKEKAPSIIFIDELDAIGTKRFDSEKAGDREVQRTMLELLNQLDGFQPNTQVKVIAATNRVDILDPALLRSGRLDRKIEFPMPNEEARARIMQIHSRKMNVSPDVNYEELARCTDDFNGAQCKAVCVEAGMIALRRGATELTHEDYMEGILEVQAKKKANLQYYA; encoded by the exons ATGAATCTGCTGCCGGAACTCGAGAGTCCAGTGACTCGGCAAGAGAAGATGGCGACTGTGTGGGATGAGGCTGAG caagaTGGAATCGGGGAGGAGGTGCTCAAGATGTCCACAGAAGAGATTATCCAGCGCACGCGGCTGCTGGACAGTGAAATCAAG ATTATGAAGAGCGAAGTGTTACGAGTAACCCACGAACTTCAAGCCATGAAGGACAAGATCAAAGAGAACAGTGAGAAGATCAAAGTGAACAAGACGCTGCCGTACCTTGTCTCCAACGTCATcgag CTTCTGGATGTTGATCCCAATGACCAAGAGGAGGATGGTGCCAATATTGACCTGGACTCCCAGAGGAAGGGCAAGTGTGCAGTAATCAAAACCTCTACACGACAG ACATACTTCCTTCCTGTGATTGGGTTGGTAGATGCTGAAAAACTGAAGCCCGGAGACTTGGTG GGTGTGAACAAAGACTCCTATCTGATCCTGGAGACTCTACCCACAGAGTACGACTCACGGGTGAAGGCCATGGAGGTGGATGAAAGGCCCACAGAGCAATACAGTGACATCGGGGGCTTGGACAAGCAGATTCAGGAG CTGGTGGAAGCCATTGTCCTGCCAATGAACCACAAGGAGAAGTTTGAGAACTTGGGGATCCAGCCTCCAAAGGGAGTGCTGATGTACGGGCCCCCGGGCACGGGGAAGACCCTGCTGGCCCGGGCTTGTGCTGCACAGACCAAG GCCACCTTCCTGAAGCTGGCTGGCCCCCAGCTGGTGCAGATGTTCATCGGGGATGGCGCCAAGTTGGTCCGGGACGCCTTTGCCCTGGCCAAGGAGAAAGCTCCATCCATCATCTTCATTGATGAGCTGGATGCCATCGGCACCAAGCG CTTTGACAGTGAGAAGGCCGGGGACCGGGAGGTGCAGAGGACAATGCTGGAGCTTCTGAACCAGCTGGACGGGTTCCAGCCCAACACCCAGGTCAAG GTAATCGCAGCCACCAACAGGGTGGACATCCTGGACCCTGCCCTGCTCCGCTCAGGCCGCCTGGACCGAAAGATTGAGTTCCCGATGCCCAACGAGGAGGCCCGGGCCAGAATCATGCAGATCCACTCCCGAAAGATGAACGTTAG CCCTGATGTGAACTACGAGGAGCTGGCCCGCTGTACGGATGACTTCAATGGGGCCCAGTGCAAGGCCGTGTGTGTGGAGGCG GGCATGATCGCACTGCGCAGGGGTGCCACGGAGCTCACCCACGAGGACTACATGGAGGGCATCCTGGAGGTGCAGGCCAAGAAGAAAGCCAACTTGCAGTACTATGCCTAG
- the RAPSN gene encoding 43 kDa receptor-associated protein of the synapse: MGQDQTKQQIEKGLQLYQSNQTEKALQVWMRVLEKSADLVGRFRVLGCLVTAHSEMGRYKEMLKFAVVQIDTARELEDANFLLESYLNLARSNEKLCEFHKTISYCKTCLGLPGTRAGAQLGGQVSLSMGNAFLGLSLFQKALESFEKALRYAHNNDDAMLECRVCCSLGSFYAQVKDYEKALFFPCKAAELVNDYGKGWSLKYRAMSQYHMAVAYRLLGHLGSAMECCEESMKIALQHGDRPLQALCLLCFADIHRSRGDLETAFPRYDSAMSIMTEIGNRLGQVQVLLGVAKCWVARKAPDTALDAIEKAQDLAEEVGNKLSQLKLHCLSESIYRSKGLQRELRAHVVRFHECVEETELYCGLCGESIGERNCRLQALPCSHIFHLRCLQNNGTRSCPNCRRSSMKPGFV; this comes from the exons ATGGGGCAGGACCAGACGAAGCAGCAGATCGAGAAAGGGCTCCAGCTGTACCAGTCTAACCAGACCGAGAAGGCGCTGCAGGTGTGGATGAGGGTGCTGGAGAAGAGCGCGGACCTCGTGGGGCGCTTCCGCGTGCTGGGCTGCCTGGTCACGGCCCACTCGGAGATGGGCCGCTACAAGGAGATGCTGAAG TTTGCCGTGGTGCAGATCGACACCGCTCGGGAGCTGGAGGATGCCAACTTCCTCCTGGAGAGCTACCTGAACCTGGCGCGCAGCAACGAGAAGCTGTGCGAGTTTCACAAGACCATCTCCTACTGCAAGACCTGCCTCGGCCTGCCTGGCACCAGGGCGGGCGCCCAGCTCGGGGGCCAGGTCAGCCTGAGCATGGGCAACGCCTTCCTGGGCCTCAGCCTCTTCCAGAAGGCCCTGGAGAGCTTCGAGAAGGCCCTGCGCTATGCCCACAACAACGACGACGCCATGCTCGAGTGCCGCGTCTGCTGCAGCCTGGGCAGCTTCTACGCCCAGGTCAAG GACTACGAGAAAGCCCTGTTCTTCCCCTGCAAGGCCGCAGAGCTTGTCAATGACTACGGCAAAGGCTGGAGCCTCAAGTACCGGGCCATGAGCCAGTACCACATGGCTGTGGCGTACCGCCTGCTGGGCCACCTGGGCAGTGCCATGGAGTGTTGTGAG GAATCTATGAAGATTGCGCTGCAGCACGGGGACCGGCCACTGCAGGCGCTCTGTCTGCTCTGCTTTGCTGACATCCACCGGAGCCGCGGGGACCTGGAG ACAGCCTTCCCCAGGTACGACTCCGCCATGAGCATCATGACCGAGATCGGAAACCGCCTGGGGCAGGTGCAGGTGCTGCTGGGTGTGGCCAAATGCTGGGTGGCCAGGAAGGCGCCGGACACG GCTCTGGACGCCATTGAGAAAGCCCAGGACCTGGCCGAGGAAGTGGGGAACAAG CTGAGCCAGCTGAAGCTGCACTGTCTGAGCGAGAGCATCTACCGCAGCAAGGGGCTTCAGCGGGAGCTGCGCGCCCACGTCGTGCGCTTCCACGAGTGCGTGGAGGAGACGGAGCTCTACTGTGGCCTGTGTGGGGAGTCGATAGGCGAGAGGAACTGCCGGCTGCAGGCCCTGCCCTGCTCCCACATCTTCCACCTCCG GTGCCTGCAGAACAATGGGACCCGGAGCTGCCCCAACTGCCGCCGCTCATCCATGAAGCCTGGCTTTGTGTGA